Proteins from a single region of Phycisphaeraceae bacterium D3-23:
- a CDS encoding bifunctional 2-methylcitrate dehydratase/aconitate hydratase encodes MPATMTDNTAAPTDALLSKLADFIMGGARAAGASDLTWDTARLTMMDALGCAMQALSYPACHRLVGPVVPGAEMPGGARVPGTSFELDPVQAALSLGAMIRWLDFNDTWLAAEWGHPSDNFGGILAVADYLCRRPAEEGGRKVTVREALEAGILAFEVQGVIALDNAFNRVGLDHVMLVRIASAGVVTKMLGGTRQQVIDTLSHAWIDGCALRTYRHAPNTGSRKSWAAGDATARAVRLALLVMKGEMGYASAMTAKTWGFRDVLFRGNDVTLARPLASYVMDHILFKVSFPAEFHAQTAVEAGVALHPEVKDRLDDIKEVRMHTQEPGMRIINKTGELRNPADRDHCLQYMIAIALIHGDLRAGHYEDDIANDPRIDALRAKMVVEEDTGYSKDYLDPEKRSIANRVQVFFNDGTQTEPVEIHYPLGHRRRRDESRPVLWEKFTRSLNDWFDPEQAKSIRALFEDPAKLDAMPVSGLMDAMVK; translated from the coding sequence ATGCCCGCAACGATGACCGACAACACCGCCGCGCCGACCGATGCGCTACTCTCGAAGCTGGCCGACTTCATCATGGGCGGGGCCCGGGCGGCCGGCGCGTCCGACCTGACGTGGGACACGGCCCGGCTGACGATGATGGACGCGCTGGGCTGCGCGATGCAGGCGCTGAGCTACCCCGCGTGCCACCGGCTGGTTGGCCCCGTGGTGCCCGGCGCGGAGATGCCCGGCGGGGCGCGGGTGCCGGGGACATCGTTCGAGCTCGACCCGGTGCAGGCGGCGCTGTCGCTGGGCGCGATGATCCGCTGGCTCGACTTCAACGACACCTGGCTCGCCGCAGAATGGGGCCACCCGTCGGACAACTTCGGCGGCATCCTCGCGGTCGCGGACTACCTCTGTCGCCGCCCCGCAGAAGAGGGCGGGCGCAAAGTGACCGTGCGCGAAGCGTTGGAGGCCGGGATTCTTGCGTTCGAGGTGCAGGGCGTGATCGCGCTTGACAACGCGTTCAACCGTGTCGGGCTCGACCACGTCATGCTCGTCCGCATCGCCTCGGCGGGCGTCGTCACCAAGATGCTCGGCGGCACTCGCCAGCAGGTCATTGATACGCTCTCGCACGCTTGGATCGACGGCTGCGCGCTTCGGACGTATCGCCACGCGCCCAACACCGGCTCACGCAAGAGCTGGGCGGCGGGGGACGCGACCGCGCGGGCCGTGCGGCTCGCACTGCTCGTGATGAAGGGCGAGATGGGATACGCCTCGGCGATGACCGCTAAGACCTGGGGCTTCCGGGACGTGCTCTTTCGTGGCAATGACGTGACGCTCGCCCGCCCGCTGGCCAGCTACGTCATGGACCACATCCTGTTCAAGGTCTCGTTCCCCGCCGAGTTCCACGCGCAGACCGCGGTCGAGGCCGGCGTCGCGCTGCACCCGGAAGTCAAAGACCGGCTGGACGACATCAAGGAAGTACGCATGCACACGCAGGAGCCGGGCATGCGGATCATCAACAAGACCGGCGAGCTGCGCAACCCCGCCGACCGCGACCACTGCCTGCAGTACATGATCGCGATCGCTTTGATCCACGGCGACCTTCGCGCCGGGCACTACGAGGACGACATCGCCAACGACCCGCGCATCGACGCGCTGCGTGCAAAAATGGTGGTTGAAGAAGACACGGGTTATTCAAAGGACTACCTCGACCCCGAGAAACGCTCGATCGCCAACCGCGTGCAGGTCTTCTTCAACGACGGCACACAGACCGAGCCCGTCGAAATCCACTACCCGCTGGGCCACCGCCGACGCCGGGACGAGTCGCGCCCCGTCCTGTGGGAGAAGTTCACCCGCTCGCTCAATGACTGGTTCGATCCGGAGCAGGCGAAGTCGATCCGTGCGTTGTTCGAAGACCCCGCGAAGCTGGACGCGATGCCGG
- the prpC gene encoding 2-methylcitrate synthase: MAETPYARGMAGVIAGETAIATVGQEGHGLTYRGYSIFELAEHATFEEVAWLLLKGELPTDDELAGFKSRLLAARALPPELRHVLEQLPKTAHPMDVLRTGVSTLGCLEPEPEQPTAEDQDRIAERLIATLPSMLMYWHQFAHHGTKIDTEVEDHSVAGHFLHLLYGHMPNDTQQRAVDVSLILYAEHEFNASTFTARITTSTLSDVYSTITGAIGTLRGPLHGGANEAAMALIEPLQNADEAEEYILCALARKDKIMGFGHRVYRISDPRSDVIKEWAKKLADATGDTRLYPVSERIEQVMRREKNLFPNLDFFSASAYHFLDIPTPLFTPIFVLSRVAGWLAHVFEQRADNRLIRPSAVYTGPDERAWVPVKKR, from the coding sequence ATGGCTGAAACCCCCTACGCACGCGGCATGGCGGGCGTCATCGCCGGCGAAACCGCGATCGCCACCGTCGGCCAGGAAGGCCACGGCCTGACCTATCGCGGGTACTCGATCTTCGAACTCGCCGAGCACGCGACGTTCGAGGAAGTCGCTTGGCTCTTGCTCAAGGGTGAACTCCCGACAGATGACGAGTTAGCGGGGTTCAAGTCGCGGCTGCTCGCCGCGCGGGCGCTACCGCCGGAGCTTCGGCATGTGCTCGAGCAGCTCCCCAAGACCGCGCACCCGATGGACGTGCTCCGCACCGGCGTCTCGACGCTGGGCTGTCTGGAGCCCGAGCCCGAGCAGCCCACCGCCGAGGACCAAGACCGGATCGCCGAACGCCTGATCGCCACGCTGCCGTCGATGCTGATGTACTGGCACCAGTTCGCGCATCACGGCACGAAGATCGACACCGAGGTCGAAGACCACTCCGTCGCCGGACACTTCCTCCACCTGCTCTACGGCCACATGCCCAACGACACCCAGCAGCGGGCGGTCGATGTCTCGCTCATCCTCTACGCCGAGCACGAGTTCAACGCCTCAACCTTCACCGCACGTATCACGACCTCGACGCTCTCCGATGTCTATTCGACCATCACCGGCGCGATCGGCACGCTGCGAGGGCCCCTGCACGGCGGCGCGAACGAGGCGGCGATGGCGCTCATCGAGCCGCTGCAAAACGCGGACGAGGCCGAGGAATACATCTTGTGCGCGCTGGCCCGCAAGGACAAAATCATGGGCTTTGGCCACCGCGTCTACCGCATCAGCGACCCGCGGTCGGACGTCATCAAAGAGTGGGCCAAGAAGCTCGCCGACGCGACGGGCGACACCCGGCTGTATCCGGTCAGCGAACGCATCGAGCAGGTCATGCGCCGTGAGAAAAACCTGTTCCCGAACCTCGACTTCTTCAGCGCGAGCGCGTACCACTTCCTCGACATCCCGACGCCGCTGTTCACGCCGATCTTTGTCCTGTCCCGCGTGGCGGGCTGGCTCGCGCATGTCTTCGAGCAGCGCGCCGACAACCGCCTGATCCGCCCGAGCGCGGTGTACACCGGGCCGGACGAGCGCGCGTGGGTCCCGGTTAAGAAGCGCTAG
- the prpB gene encoding methylisocitrate lyase, whose translation MPQRDDNTATETSPGQRLRDALTNEQPLQVPGVINAYCALLAERAGFTALYLSGAGVANASFGWPDLGYTTLDHVAEDARRITQATDLPLLVDADTGFDDPGETANTFIDAGVAGMHLEDQVEQKRCGHRPGKQLVPAEVMCQRVRTAVRARKNAAFVVMARTDAHAVEGLDAAIERATAYVEAGADMIFAEALATLEEFRRFVAAVNVPVLANITEFGKTPGFTIDELRSTGVSLALYPLTAFRAMNFAAEQTYTTLRRDGTQRAMIDKMQTREQLYDILRYHEHELKLDEQLTPKADTDG comes from the coding sequence ATGCCACAACGCGACGACAACACGGCCACTGAAACAAGCCCCGGCCAACGCCTGCGCGACGCGCTCACCAACGAGCAGCCCCTCCAGGTGCCCGGCGTCATCAACGCCTACTGCGCCCTCCTCGCCGAGCGGGCCGGGTTCACCGCGCTGTACCTCTCGGGCGCCGGTGTGGCCAATGCCTCCTTCGGCTGGCCGGACCTGGGCTACACCACCCTCGACCACGTCGCGGAGGACGCCCGGCGGATTACGCAGGCGACCGACCTCCCGCTGCTGGTCGATGCCGACACGGGGTTCGACGACCCGGGCGAAACCGCCAACACGTTCATCGACGCCGGCGTCGCGGGCATGCACCTCGAAGACCAGGTCGAACAAAAACGCTGCGGCCATCGGCCGGGCAAGCAACTCGTCCCCGCAGAGGTTATGTGCCAGCGCGTCCGCACCGCGGTACGAGCGCGCAAGAACGCCGCCTTCGTTGTCATGGCCCGAACCGATGCGCACGCAGTCGAAGGGCTCGACGCCGCGATCGAGCGTGCGACAGCTTACGTCGAGGCCGGCGCGGACATGATCTTCGCCGAGGCGCTAGCGACGCTGGAGGAGTTTCGGCGGTTTGTTGCTGCCGTCAACGTGCCCGTCCTCGCCAACATCACCGAGTTCGGCAAGACGCCGGGCTTCACCATCGACGAACTGCGCAGCACCGGCGTCTCGCTCGCGCTCTACCCGCTCACCGCCTTCCGCGCGATGAACTTCGCCGCAGAGCAGACCTACACCACGCTGCGACGCGACGGCACACAGCGGGCCATGATCGACAAGATGCAGACGCGCGAGCAGCTCTACGACATCCTCCGCTACCACGAGCACGAACTAAAGCTCGACGAACAACTCACCCCGAAAGCAGACACCGATGGCTGA
- a CDS encoding SDR family NAD(P)-dependent oxidoreductase has product MQTLTGSYIVTGGASGLGAACTQSLAGFGAKVVIADLNEDAGTALADSLEGMARFVKVDVTDEVQCQHAVDTAVELSDGEGLRGLVGCAGVAPSMKVVGREGPHDLGVFSKAVGVNLIGLFNMLRLCAAAMVENEPDAHGQRGVLINTASIAAQDGQIGQCAYAASKAGVIGLTLPAAREMARHGVRVVTIAPGIFDTAMMAGFSDEVRDGLAKLVPFPPRLGSPEEFASLVLHIVDNPMLNGETIRLDGALRMSAR; this is encoded by the coding sequence ATGCAGACACTGACCGGCAGCTACATCGTCACCGGCGGCGCGTCGGGGCTGGGCGCGGCGTGTACCCAATCGCTCGCCGGGTTCGGCGCGAAGGTCGTGATCGCCGACCTGAACGAAGACGCAGGCACGGCCTTGGCCGACTCGCTCGAAGGCATGGCCCGGTTTGTGAAGGTCGATGTCACCGATGAAGTGCAGTGCCAGCACGCGGTTGACACAGCGGTTGAACTTTCTGACGGTGAAGGGCTGCGCGGGCTCGTCGGCTGCGCGGGGGTTGCGCCGTCGATGAAGGTCGTCGGCCGGGAGGGCCCGCACGACCTGGGTGTGTTCAGCAAGGCCGTGGGCGTCAACCTCATTGGGCTTTTCAACATGCTCCGCCTGTGCGCCGCTGCGATGGTCGAGAATGAGCCCGACGCGCACGGCCAGCGCGGCGTCTTGATCAACACCGCCTCGATCGCCGCGCAGGACGGGCAGATCGGCCAGTGCGCCTACGCCGCGAGCAAGGCGGGGGTCATCGGCCTCACGCTCCCCGCCGCGCGGGAGATGGCCCGGCACGGCGTCCGCGTCGTGACCATCGCCCCCGGCATTTTTGATACGGCCATGATGGCGGGCTTCTCCGACGAAGTCCGCGACGGGCTGGCGAAGCTCGTCCCCTTCCCGCCGCGGCTGGGCTCTCCCGAAGAGTTTGCGTCGCTGGTGCTGCATATCGTGGATAACCCGATGCTCAACGGCGAGACGATCCGATTGGATGGCGCGCTGCGGATGAGTGCGCGGTAG
- a CDS encoding acyl-CoA dehydrogenase family protein, with protein sequence MTTTDTKTPESPDEKTQAADAPEQVASTTVEEKAADREQQKKEAEELLSEGPEKLGLAKGLFFGQLVHDWVFPYPKLPEDQQQEADKSVAELRDFVENELDPDAIDRNADIPTETIKRLAELGVLGQTAPKELGGQAFNQRQYCQILEVLGGACSSTAVFVNAHHSIGIRGLLLFGTDEQKAKWIPPLMTGEALAAFALTEPCAGSDAGGVQTMAVPSEDGSHYTLTGEKHYITNGGIAQVLMVMARTPVPGKEETKISAFLVTPDMEGFEVVDARMEKMGIRGTATGHFKLNGVKVPKENILGPYNKGLRVALTVLDFGRTTFGASCTGAAKTCIKLATEHANKRVQFKQTLGEFELVQEKIAYMTAHAYAMEAMTYVTAGLIDRGLEDYMLETAMLKVYSTELLWNMIHDTFQIYGGAAYFCDIPIERMFRDARINQIGEGANDVLRAFIALVGMRGPGEDMLAILAGLKKNVFSGVGKGIAFTGGRLKGFVAPPEVPVKHGALARDASKLSRLIAKFDRKTKHMMVKHGEDILDRQLVLGRIADLSMELLAQACVLSRLDSEMAGSGAGSVAKFNPAARYFLDASQRRCAQLFAGLTDNDDDNCLAAARDALGHEKK encoded by the coding sequence ATGACCACCACCGACACCAAGACCCCCGAATCCCCCGACGAGAAGACCCAGGCCGCCGACGCGCCCGAGCAGGTCGCCTCGACCACCGTCGAGGAGAAAGCCGCCGACCGCGAGCAGCAGAAGAAGGAGGCCGAGGAGCTGCTGTCCGAAGGCCCCGAGAAGCTCGGCCTCGCCAAAGGGCTGTTCTTCGGCCAGCTCGTGCACGACTGGGTGTTCCCGTACCCCAAGCTGCCCGAGGACCAGCAGCAAGAGGCCGACAAGTCCGTCGCCGAGCTGCGCGACTTTGTCGAGAACGAGCTCGACCCCGACGCGATCGACCGCAACGCCGACATCCCCACGGAAACCATCAAGCGGCTGGCCGAACTCGGCGTGCTCGGCCAGACCGCGCCCAAAGAACTCGGCGGCCAGGCGTTCAACCAGCGCCAGTATTGCCAGATCCTCGAAGTGCTCGGCGGGGCGTGCTCGTCCACGGCCGTGTTCGTCAACGCCCACCACTCCATCGGCATCCGCGGGCTGCTGCTCTTCGGCACCGACGAGCAAAAAGCCAAGTGGATCCCGCCGCTGATGACGGGCGAGGCGCTCGCCGCGTTTGCGCTCACCGAGCCCTGCGCCGGGTCGGACGCCGGCGGTGTGCAGACCATGGCCGTGCCGTCCGAGGACGGCAGCCACTATACACTCACCGGCGAGAAGCACTACATCACCAACGGCGGCATCGCGCAGGTCCTCATGGTCATGGCCCGCACGCCGGTCCCCGGCAAGGAAGAAACCAAGATCAGCGCCTTCCTCGTCACGCCCGACATGGAGGGCTTCGAAGTCGTCGACGCACGCATGGAAAAGATGGGCATCCGCGGCACCGCCACCGGCCACTTCAAACTCAACGGTGTGAAGGTGCCCAAGGAAAACATCCTCGGCCCGTACAACAAGGGGCTCCGCGTCGCGCTCACCGTACTCGACTTTGGCCGAACGACTTTCGGCGCGTCATGCACCGGCGCGGCCAAGACCTGCATCAAACTCGCGACCGAGCACGCCAACAAGCGCGTCCAGTTCAAGCAGACGCTCGGCGAGTTCGAGCTGGTCCAGGAAAAAATCGCGTACATGACCGCCCACGCCTACGCGATGGAGGCCATGACCTACGTCACGGCCGGACTCATCGACCGCGGGCTCGAGGACTACATGCTCGAGACCGCGATGCTCAAGGTCTACTCGACCGAGCTCTTGTGGAACATGATCCACGACACGTTCCAGATCTACGGCGGGGCGGCCTACTTCTGCGACATCCCCATCGAGCGCATGTTCCGCGACGCCCGCATCAACCAGATCGGCGAAGGCGCGAACGACGTGCTCCGCGCGTTCATCGCCCTGGTCGGGATGCGCGGCCCGGGCGAGGACATGCTCGCGATTTTGGCCGGGCTCAAGAAGAACGTCTTCTCCGGCGTGGGCAAAGGCATCGCCTTCACCGGCGGCCGGCTCAAGGGCTTTGTCGCGCCGCCGGAAGTGCCGGTGAAGCACGGCGCGCTGGCGCGGGACGCGAGCAAGCTCTCGCGACTCATCGCGAAGTTCGACCGCAAGACCAAGCACATGATGGTCAAGCACGGCGAGGACATCCTCGACCGCCAGCTCGTCCTCGGCCGGATCGCCGACCTGAGCATGGAGCTGCTCGCCCAAGCGTGTGTGCTCAGCCGACTCGACAGCGAGATGGCGGGCAGCGGCGCGGGCTCGGTCGCGAAGTTCAACCCGGCGGCGCGGTACTTCCTCGACGCGTCGCAGCGGCGCTGTGCCCAGTTGTTCGCCGGGCTGACGGACAACGATGACGACAACTGCCTCGCCGCGGCGCGGGACGCGCTGGGGCATGAGAAGAAGTAG
- a CDS encoding enoyl-CoA hydratase-related protein translates to MSEPLVLVENPRPGVVELTLNRPDKRNALNVPLLEELIAQVRAAEAEADNRVLVIRGAGKVFCAGMDLAEATDADRAHRSAHAVADALKTVARSRLVTVARVHGAAIAGGAGLMAACDLIVAAEDAKVGYPEVHRGLVAGLIMHFVVRQAPVRAVSELMLTGNLIDAKRAMSLHLVNRAVSPIELDAEMTVLLTDLLQAAPGAQQRTKRVIDRTAPGDLDADLDAALADHMQARQSPEAAEGLAAFLEKREPSWRTQ, encoded by the coding sequence GTGAGCGAACCGCTCGTGCTCGTTGAAAACCCCCGGCCCGGTGTCGTCGAGCTCACGCTCAACCGCCCCGACAAGCGCAACGCGCTGAACGTGCCGCTGCTCGAAGAACTCATCGCGCAGGTGCGCGCAGCCGAGGCAGAAGCCGACAACCGCGTGCTCGTGATCCGCGGCGCGGGCAAGGTGTTCTGCGCCGGGATGGACCTGGCCGAGGCGACCGACGCCGATCGCGCCCACCGATCCGCCCACGCGGTCGCCGACGCGCTGAAGACAGTGGCACGCTCCCGGCTGGTCACGGTCGCCCGGGTCCACGGCGCGGCGATCGCGGGCGGCGCGGGGCTCATGGCCGCGTGCGACCTCATCGTCGCCGCCGAGGACGCGAAAGTCGGCTACCCCGAGGTCCACCGCGGGCTCGTCGCCGGGCTCATCATGCACTTCGTCGTCCGCCAGGCCCCCGTTCGTGCGGTCTCCGAGCTCATGCTCACCGGCAACCTGATCGACGCGAAGCGCGCGATGTCACTCCACCTCGTCAACCGTGCCGTCTCGCCCATCGAACTCGACGCCGAGATGACCGTCCTGCTCACCGACCTGCTCCAGGCCGCGCCAGGCGCGCAGCAGCGCACCAAGCGTGTCATCGACCGCACCGCGCCCGGCGACCTCGACGCCGACCTCGACGCGGCGCTGGCGGACCACATGCAGGCCCGACAATCCCCCGAAGCCGCGGAAGGGCTCGCGGCGTTCCTCGAAAAACGCGAACCCAGCTGGCGGACTCAATAA
- a CDS encoding acyl-CoA carboxylase subunit beta, whose product MAARSAASTDSLRDLTVQVQAQEAVLREGGGASGRARQERLGRLVARDRIEKLLDEDSPWLEIGLWAGYEMYEEWGKVPAAGVLTGIGIVSGRRCMIVANDATVKAGAFFPQTVKKVLRAQRIAFQNGLPLLYLVDSSGVFLPLQDEIFPDDDDFGAIFRNNAVFSASGLPQIAAIMGACIAGGAYLPMLCDKILMTEGSSLYLAGPALVKAAIGQDLGEEELGGATMHATISGSIDFHEKDDPSCLKRLRSLVKRLPEDPPAALPEETSTAPAKKATKTAGGRKKQSVGPSKDPEALYDLVDVAGHKLYDVHDLLACVVDAGSVDEYRPDFGKTIVCAYADIGGRPVGIVANQRVQVKPARGPVQMGGVIYADSADKAARFIMDCGQTKLPLIFFQDVRGFMVGRDAEQSGIIRSGAKLVSAVSNTESPKITVITNGSFGAGNYAMCGKGFDPRMIFAWPNAQYAVMGGAQAAKVILQIESRQAARRGEELDEKAQNELREKIEAAYEHKTDIRYGAARGWVDGIIAPHTTRDVLIQALATVTRPAPAGGFRAGVLQT is encoded by the coding sequence ATGGCCGCCCGATCCGCCGCATCGACAGACAGTCTCCGCGACCTCACGGTGCAGGTCCAGGCGCAGGAGGCCGTGCTGCGCGAGGGCGGCGGCGCGTCGGGCCGAGCACGTCAAGAAAGACTAGGCCGCCTGGTCGCTCGCGACCGGATCGAAAAGCTGCTCGATGAAGATTCGCCCTGGCTGGAGATCGGGCTCTGGGCGGGTTACGAGATGTACGAGGAGTGGGGCAAGGTCCCCGCGGCCGGCGTTTTGACGGGGATCGGCATCGTGTCGGGCCGGCGGTGCATGATTGTCGCGAACGACGCGACAGTAAAGGCCGGGGCGTTCTTCCCGCAGACGGTGAAGAAGGTTTTGCGGGCGCAGCGGATCGCGTTCCAGAACGGGCTGCCGCTGCTGTACCTCGTCGACTCGTCGGGCGTGTTCCTCCCGCTGCAAGACGAGATCTTTCCGGACGACGACGACTTCGGCGCGATCTTCCGCAACAACGCGGTGTTCAGTGCGTCGGGCTTGCCACAGATCGCCGCGATCATGGGCGCTTGCATCGCTGGCGGTGCCTACCTGCCGATGCTGTGCGACAAGATCTTGATGACCGAAGGCAGCTCGCTCTACCTCGCCGGGCCCGCGCTGGTCAAGGCCGCGATCGGCCAGGACCTGGGCGAAGAAGAGCTCGGCGGCGCGACGATGCACGCCACGATCTCCGGCTCGATCGACTTCCACGAGAAGGACGACCCGTCCTGTCTCAAACGCCTGCGCTCGCTGGTCAAACGCTTGCCCGAAGACCCGCCCGCCGCGCTGCCCGAAGAGACCTCCACCGCGCCCGCGAAGAAAGCGACGAAGACTGCGGGCGGCAGGAAGAAGCAGTCCGTCGGCCCGTCGAAAGACCCCGAAGCACTCTACGACCTAGTCGATGTGGCCGGGCACAAGCTGTACGACGTCCACGACCTCTTGGCGTGTGTCGTCGATGCCGGGTCGGTCGATGAGTATCGGCCGGACTTCGGCAAGACAATCGTGTGTGCCTATGCCGACATCGGCGGGCGACCCGTCGGCATTGTCGCGAACCAGCGGGTGCAGGTGAAGCCCGCGCGCGGCCCAGTGCAGATGGGCGGGGTGATCTACGCGGACTCGGCCGACAAGGCCGCGCGGTTCATCATGGACTGCGGACAGACCAAGCTGCCGCTGATCTTCTTCCAGGACGTGCGCGGATTCATGGTCGGGCGCGATGCCGAGCAGTCCGGCATCATCCGCAGCGGCGCGAAGCTCGTCAGCGCGGTGAGCAATACCGAGTCGCCCAAGATCACGGTCATCACCAACGGCTCGTTCGGCGCGGGCAACTACGCGATGTGCGGCAAGGGCTTTGACCCACGCATGATCTTCGCCTGGCCCAACGCGCAGTACGCGGTGATGGGCGGGGCGCAGGCGGCGAAGGTGATCCTCCAGATCGAGTCGCGACAGGCGGCACGCCGCGGCGAAGAGCTTGATGAAAAAGCACAGAACGAGCTGCGCGAAAAGATCGAAGCCGCCTACGAACACAAGACCGACATCCGCTACGGCGCCGCCCGCGGCTGGGTGGACGGCATCATCGCCCCGCACACGACCCGCGATGTGTTGATCCAGGCCCTCGCGACTGTCACTCGGCCCGCGCCCGCCGGCGGGTTCCGCGCAGGGGTGCTGCAGACGTAG
- a CDS encoding enoyl-CoA hydratase-related protein, whose amino-acid sequence MSDKLVTWRRAEDGAAEVVFDAPGRPVNVLRAEVFAQVDAALDAIESLADSVSQIRFVSGKPGTFIAGADLKVIRDASDEELDAVLKQGQVLLDRVAGLSVQTFALVNGAALGGGLEVALACDARVVAAGEKPIIGLPEIGLGLVPGWGGTVRLVERLGVHTALPMLLAGKVVTPSEAMELGLADAVVPEPVLAQAGASVVPASPVESDGWAAVLEHARGGLSSLDPLQQPAGSAMLDTVEAGLRDGRQAGLDMERRSLVALRNTDEGRELIGRFFNRKKKA is encoded by the coding sequence ATGAGCGACAAGTTAGTGACATGGCGGCGGGCCGAGGACGGCGCGGCCGAGGTGGTGTTCGATGCCCCGGGTCGGCCGGTGAACGTGCTGCGGGCCGAGGTGTTTGCACAGGTCGATGCGGCGCTGGACGCGATTGAATCACTCGCGGATTCCGTGTCCCAAATCAGGTTCGTGTCGGGCAAGCCCGGGACGTTTATCGCAGGGGCGGACCTTAAAGTGATCCGCGACGCGTCGGACGAAGAACTGGATGCGGTCTTGAAGCAGGGGCAAGTGTTGCTCGACCGTGTGGCCGGGCTGTCGGTGCAGACGTTCGCGCTGGTGAACGGCGCGGCGTTGGGTGGCGGGCTGGAGGTCGCGCTGGCGTGTGATGCACGGGTGGTTGCGGCGGGTGAGAAGCCGATCATCGGGCTGCCGGAGATCGGGCTGGGCCTGGTACCTGGCTGGGGCGGGACGGTCCGGCTGGTGGAGCGGCTGGGTGTGCATACGGCGCTGCCGATGCTCCTGGCGGGCAAGGTCGTGACACCCTCCGAGGCGATGGAGCTGGGTTTGGCGGATGCTGTGGTGCCCGAGCCCGTGCTGGCCCAGGCGGGGGCATCGGTCGTGCCTGCGTCGCCGGTCGAATCGGACGGCTGGGCGGCAGTGTTGGAGCACGCGCGCGGCGGGCTGTCTTCGCTGGACCCGCTCCAACAGCCCGCGGGGTCTGCGATGCTCGACACGGTCGAGGCCGGGCTGCGCGACGGCCGACAGGCGGGGCTCGATATGGAACGCCGGTCGCTTGTTGCGCTGCGCAACACGGACGAGGGGCGGGAACTCATCGGCCGGTTCTTCAATCGCAAGAAAAAGGCGTAG
- a CDS encoding RsmB/NOP family class I SAM-dependent RNA methyltransferase, producing the protein MAFVDRLRETLPAALFDAALASFDVEKPTAFRVNTLKTRPGEAAALLRDAGLTPRSVPGIDTAFTVPPEQRGALTSSPLATDGRIYIQGIASMLAPLALDAQPGESVLDLCAAPGGKTLMLAAMMQNTGTLNAVEPGKTRFFKLRANLERGGAAMVKTYHTDGRSVGRKTPDRFDRILVDAPCAGEAMFTTRDPASYADWSEKKVQRCARLQKSLLRSALSAVRPGGVVLYCTCSMSVAENEQVVAHTLGKLGDTVVVGALSELPATTMPALTRWRGKAMPEAVGRAVRVLPTATHDAFFLALLRRVA; encoded by the coding sequence GTGGCGTTTGTCGATCGGCTGCGTGAGACGCTGCCGGCCGCGCTGTTCGACGCGGCGCTGGCGAGCTTCGATGTCGAGAAGCCCACGGCCTTCCGGGTGAATACCCTCAAGACACGGCCGGGCGAAGCCGCCGCCTTGCTGCGTGACGCGGGCCTGACGCCGAGGTCGGTGCCGGGGATCGACACGGCGTTTACCGTGCCGCCCGAGCAGCGCGGCGCGTTGACGTCGTCTCCGCTGGCGACGGACGGGCGCATCTATATCCAGGGCATCGCGAGCATGCTCGCCCCGCTGGCGCTCGATGCGCAGCCGGGCGAATCGGTGCTGGACCTGTGCGCTGCGCCTGGCGGTAAAACGCTGATGTTGGCGGCGATGATGCAGAACACCGGCACACTCAACGCTGTCGAGCCGGGTAAGACGCGGTTCTTCAAGCTGCGTGCGAACCTGGAACGCGGCGGCGCGGCGATGGTCAAGACCTACCACACCGACGGCCGATCGGTCGGCCGGAAAACACCCGACCGCTTTGACCGCATCCTTGTCGATGCGCCGTGCGCCGGTGAGGCGATGTTCACGACGCGTGACCCGGCGAGCTATGCGGACTGGAGCGAGAAAAAGGTTCAGCGGTGCGCGCGGCTTCAGAAGTCGTTGCTGCGCTCGGCGCTGTCGGCGGTGAGGCCCGGGGGGGTGGTGTTGTACTGCACCTGCTCGATGTCGGTCGCTGAGAACGAGCAGGTCGTCGCACACACGTTGGGCAAACTGGGCGATACGGTGGTCGTTGGGGCGCTGTCCGAGTTACCGGCGACGACGATGCCGGCATTGACGCGGTGGCGCGGCAAGGCGATGCCGGAGGCGGTCGGCCGCGCGGTGCGCGTGTTGCCAACGGCGACGCACGATGCGTTTTTTCTGGCGCTGCTACGTCGGGTTGCTTGA